Proteins encoded in a region of the Saccharothrix ecbatanensis genome:
- a CDS encoding M20 family metallopeptidase — MGTDFKMSTRSAVERYSDALVGLSRSIHAEPEQAFAEHRSAAKVADLLAAEGFEVERGVAGLETAFTASFGSGELVLGLCAEYDALPEVGHACGHNVIAAASTGAALALRDLADELGLTIRVIGTPAEEVGGGKVLMLERGVFDDVAFSMMVHPAPYEAVAARSLAITDVEVHYSGKSSHAAAAPHLGVNAADAITVAQVAIGLVRQHLEPGQMVSGIVTRGGTVPNVVPANTSAMFDLRADDLDSLRRLEERINRCFEAGAVATGCTHEVVKVSPVYAELTPDPWLADAYRRAAVELGRNPMSPEQELKEKIGSTDMGNITRALPAIHPTIAIDCGDAVNHQIEFATACASASADRAVLDGALALAWTTISAATDGAQRSRLLVGAA; from the coding sequence ATGGGTACCGACTTCAAGATGAGCACGCGCTCGGCCGTCGAGCGGTACTCGGATGCGCTGGTAGGCCTATCCCGCAGCATCCACGCGGAGCCCGAGCAGGCGTTCGCCGAGCACCGCAGCGCGGCCAAGGTGGCGGATCTGCTCGCCGCCGAGGGCTTCGAGGTCGAACGCGGCGTCGCGGGCCTGGAGACGGCGTTCACCGCGTCGTTCGGCTCCGGTGAGCTGGTGCTGGGGCTGTGCGCGGAGTACGACGCGCTGCCCGAGGTCGGCCACGCGTGCGGGCACAACGTCATCGCCGCCGCGTCCACCGGAGCGGCCCTTGCGCTGCGTGACCTCGCCGACGAGCTGGGCCTCACGATCAGGGTGATCGGCACCCCGGCGGAGGAGGTCGGCGGCGGCAAGGTGCTGATGCTCGAACGCGGGGTATTCGACGACGTGGCGTTCTCGATGATGGTGCACCCGGCCCCCTACGAGGCCGTCGCCGCCCGCTCGCTGGCGATCACCGACGTCGAGGTCCACTACAGCGGCAAGTCCTCGCACGCCGCCGCCGCGCCCCACCTCGGGGTGAACGCGGCGGACGCGATCACCGTCGCCCAGGTCGCCATCGGCCTCGTCCGCCAGCACCTCGAACCGGGCCAGATGGTCAGCGGGATCGTCACCCGCGGCGGTACCGTCCCGAACGTGGTGCCCGCGAACACATCGGCCATGTTCGACCTGCGTGCCGACGACCTCGACTCCCTGCGCCGGCTGGAGGAGCGGATCAACCGCTGCTTCGAGGCCGGCGCGGTGGCCACCGGCTGCACCCACGAGGTCGTGAAGGTCTCGCCGGTGTACGCCGAACTGACCCCGGATCCTTGGCTGGCGGACGCCTACCGGCGTGCCGCCGTCGAGCTGGGCAGGAATCCGATGAGCCCCGAGCAGGAGCTCAAGGAGAAGATCGGCAGCACCGACATGGGCAACATCACCCGTGCGCTGCCGGCCATCCACCCGACCATCGCCATCGACTGCGGAGACGCGGTGAACCACCAAATCGAGTTCGCGACCGCCTGCGCGTCGGCCTCGGCCGACCGTGCCGTCCTCGACGGGGCACTCGCCCTGGCCTGGACCACAATTTCCGCTGCCACCGACGGTGCGCAGCGCTCTCGACTGCTGGTGGGTGCGGCATGA
- a CDS encoding gamma-glutamylcyclotransferase family protein, which produces MPLYAAYGSNMDPNQMMERAPYSPMAGTGWLAGWRLTFGGEDLGWEGALATIVEDPDSQVFCVLYDVSPRDESRLDRWEGALGLYKKIRLRVQTLEGSVTAWLYVLDAYEGGLPSARYIGVVADAAEAAGAPDDYVSDLRTRPCQGIGP; this is translated from the coding sequence GTGCCGCTCTATGCCGCGTACGGGTCCAACATGGACCCGAACCAGATGATGGAGCGAGCCCCCTACTCCCCGATGGCGGGGACCGGGTGGCTCGCCGGATGGCGTCTGACGTTCGGTGGCGAGGACCTTGGCTGGGAGGGCGCGCTCGCCACCATCGTCGAGGACCCCGATTCGCAGGTGTTCTGCGTGCTGTACGACGTGAGCCCGCGAGACGAGTCCCGCCTCGACCGCTGGGAGGGTGCCCTCGGCCTCTACAAGAAGATCCGCCTACGCGTCCAGACCCTGGAAGGTTCGGTAACCGCCTGGCTCTACGTCCTGGACGCCTATGAGGGCGGTCTGCCGTCGGCCCGGTACATCGGCGTGGTCGCCGACGCGGCCGAAGCCGCCGGCGCACCCGACGACTACGTCTCCGACCTCCGCACCCGCCCTTGCCAAGGCATAGGCCCCTAA
- a CDS encoding MIP/aquaporin family protein codes for MSSGSIFVWEMLGTGILILLGAGVVANVVLKDTLGSGGGWLLINFGWGFAVFAGASIAAPSGAHINPAVTLGLAIADKTPWAQVPIYFAGQLVGAFLGAVLAWLAYKAQFDAHDDPAGTRGIFCTGPTIPKAGWNVVTEIIGTFVLVAWILLSPAAKEAEGGVPQLGNAALGYAAVAFLVVGIGASLGGPTGYAINPARDLGPRIAYAILPIRDKGSAEWGYSWVPVVGPLIGGALAALLYLVLPV; via the coding sequence GTGAGCAGTGGCTCGATCTTCGTGTGGGAAATGCTGGGCACCGGGATCCTGATCCTGTTGGGTGCCGGTGTCGTCGCCAACGTCGTGCTCAAAGACACGTTGGGCAGCGGCGGTGGCTGGCTACTCATCAACTTCGGCTGGGGTTTCGCGGTCTTCGCGGGCGCCAGCATCGCCGCGCCGAGTGGCGCGCACATCAACCCCGCGGTCACGCTGGGCCTGGCCATCGCGGACAAGACCCCGTGGGCCCAGGTCCCGATCTACTTCGCCGGTCAGCTGGTCGGCGCGTTCCTCGGCGCGGTGCTCGCCTGGCTGGCCTACAAGGCCCAGTTCGACGCGCACGACGACCCGGCGGGCACGCGCGGCATCTTCTGCACCGGCCCGACCATCCCCAAGGCCGGTTGGAACGTGGTCACCGAGATCATCGGCACGTTCGTGCTGGTCGCGTGGATCCTGCTGAGCCCGGCCGCGAAGGAGGCCGAGGGCGGCGTCCCGCAGCTCGGCAACGCCGCGCTCGGCTACGCGGCGGTCGCGTTCCTGGTCGTCGGCATCGGCGCCTCGCTCGGCGGCCCCACCGGGTACGCCATCAACCCGGCCCGTGACCTCGGGCCGCGCATCGCCTACGCGATCCTGCCCATCCGCGACAAGGGCAGCGCCGAGTGGGGCTACTCCTGGGTGCCGGTGGTCGGTCCGCTGATCGGTGGCGCGCTCGCCGCACTCCTGTACCTGGTTCTCCCGGTCTGA
- a CDS encoding endonuclease domain-containing protein, translating into MIELPPGLHGAYPRTRLHHHLGLQGLRRALNDGHLINYCRTVVIRRDRMTSLHTRAAAALLMAGPDAVLTSHTAVWLHGCTAAETNRVHVLLDYDRRLRPRPDLVVHYFQYDPADVVKVDGLRVMALDYALADLLCRGRYRSTALACADQALGVLPPQQRAEFKADLAVRITTRRDFRGKRQGVFLLDLATGLPESPAESALLLMIAEAGFPLPEPQYSIRDLDDREVWRLDFAWPDARVAVEYDGYAAHVDKAEADRARDEDLRRRGWKVLRADVSDLRNPTRLFQLLSVELRGPERRTHAFRT; encoded by the coding sequence ATGATCGAACTACCTCCAGGACTCCACGGCGCCTACCCACGCACGCGCCTGCACCACCACCTCGGCCTGCAAGGGCTGCGCCGGGCGCTCAACGACGGCCACCTGATCAACTACTGCCGCACGGTCGTCATCCGGCGCGACCGGATGACGAGCCTGCACACCCGTGCCGCCGCCGCGCTGCTGATGGCGGGGCCGGACGCCGTGCTGACCAGCCACACGGCGGTCTGGCTGCATGGGTGCACGGCCGCCGAGACCAATCGCGTCCACGTCCTGCTCGACTACGACCGCAGGCTTCGCCCCCGCCCGGACCTGGTCGTCCACTACTTCCAGTACGACCCGGCCGACGTGGTCAAGGTCGACGGCCTGCGCGTCATGGCCCTCGACTACGCCCTCGCCGACCTGCTCTGCCGAGGCCGCTACCGCTCAACGGCCCTGGCCTGCGCGGACCAGGCGCTCGGCGTCCTTCCACCGCAGCAGCGCGCCGAGTTCAAGGCCGACCTCGCCGTGCGCATCACGACCCGCCGTGACTTCCGCGGCAAGCGGCAAGGCGTCTTCCTGCTCGATCTGGCGACAGGTCTGCCCGAGTCGCCGGCGGAGAGCGCGCTCCTGTTGATGATCGCCGAAGCGGGATTCCCCCTGCCCGAACCGCAGTACTCCATCCGCGACCTGGACGACCGTGAGGTCTGGCGGCTGGACTTCGCCTGGCCGGACGCACGGGTGGCGGTGGAGTACGACGGCTACGCGGCGCACGTCGACAAAGCCGAGGCCGACCGCGCCCGTGACGAGGACCTGCGGCGGCGAGGCTGGAAAGTCCTCCGTGCCGACGTCTCGGACTTGCGGAACCCCACGCGCCTGTTCCAACTCCTGAGCGTTGAACTCAGGGGTCCTGAACGTAGGACTCACGCGTTCCGAACGTAG
- a CDS encoding NAD(P)H-quinone dehydrogenase, with the protein MTRIVIMGGGPAGYEAALVAAQHGADVTIVEREGLGGACVLYDCVPSKTFIASAGGRSAFRNAGELGIRTNNAEAAVELPVVHGRVKGLALAQSADVRARLQREGVRIVNGAAKFCDNARGLAQHEVVAIDKDGTEEVLPADVVLIATGATPRVLPGAEPDGKRVLTWRQIYDLPELPEHLAVIGSGVTGVEFASAYTELGVKVTMVSSRDRVLPHEDADAAVVLEDVFAERGTAVVKHARAERVENVGDGVLIHLEDGRTIEASHALMTVGSVPNTADLGLEKIGIEPGRGGYIPVDRVSRTNVSGVYAAGDCTGLLLLASVAAMQGRIAMWHALGQGVSPIRLKTVAANVFTNPEIASVGISQQAIDSGEVPARTIMLPLATNPRAKMEGLRRGFVKLFCRPATGVVIGGVVVAPNASELILSITLAVQNQLTVDDLATTFSVYPSLTGSITEAGRQLMRHDDLD; encoded by the coding sequence GTGACCCGCATCGTCATCATGGGCGGTGGCCCCGCAGGTTACGAGGCGGCACTGGTCGCGGCCCAGCACGGGGCCGACGTGACCATCGTGGAACGCGAGGGCCTCGGCGGCGCTTGCGTGCTCTACGACTGCGTGCCGTCCAAGACGTTCATCGCCTCCGCCGGCGGCCGGAGCGCCTTCCGCAACGCCGGTGAGCTGGGCATTCGCACGAACAACGCGGAAGCCGCCGTCGAACTGCCGGTCGTCCACGGACGGGTGAAGGGCCTTGCGCTCGCGCAGTCCGCCGACGTCCGCGCCCGCCTCCAGCGCGAGGGCGTCCGGATCGTCAACGGCGCCGCGAAGTTCTGCGACAACGCCCGCGGCCTCGCCCAGCACGAGGTCGTGGCGATCGACAAGGACGGCACGGAGGAAGTCCTGCCGGCCGATGTGGTTCTCATCGCAACCGGTGCGACCCCGCGCGTGTTGCCCGGCGCCGAGCCCGACGGCAAGCGCGTGCTCACGTGGCGGCAGATCTACGACCTCCCTGAGTTGCCGGAGCACCTGGCCGTCATCGGATCGGGTGTCACCGGTGTGGAGTTCGCCTCCGCCTACACCGAACTCGGCGTGAAGGTGACCATGGTCTCCAGCCGCGACCGGGTGCTTCCGCACGAGGACGCCGACGCGGCCGTGGTGCTGGAGGACGTGTTCGCCGAACGCGGCACGGCAGTCGTGAAGCACGCCCGCGCGGAACGCGTCGAGAACGTCGGTGACGGCGTCCTGATTCACCTGGAAGACGGTCGCACGATCGAGGCCAGCCACGCCCTGATGACGGTCGGCTCGGTCCCGAACACGGCCGACCTCGGCCTGGAGAAGATCGGCATCGAGCCCGGTCGCGGCGGGTACATCCCGGTCGACCGGGTCTCGCGGACGAACGTCTCCGGCGTCTACGCGGCGGGCGACTGCACGGGCCTGCTGCTGCTCGCGAGCGTCGCCGCCATGCAGGGCCGCATCGCCATGTGGCACGCGCTGGGCCAGGGCGTGAGCCCGATCAGGCTGAAGACGGTCGCGGCGAACGTGTTCACCAACCCGGAGATCGCCAGCGTCGGCATCAGCCAGCAGGCGATCGACTCCGGCGAGGTGCCCGCGCGCACGATCATGCTGCCGCTCGCCACGAACCCGCGGGCCAAGATGGAAGGCCTGCGCCGCGGCTTCGTGAAGCTGTTCTGCCGCCCGGCGACGGGTGTGGTGATCGGCGGCGTCGTGGTCGCGCCGAACGCCAGCGAGCTGATCCTGTCGATCACGCTGGCCGTGCAGAACCAGCTCACGGTGGACGACCTGGCCACCACGTTCTCGGTGTACCCGTCGCTGACCGGCTCGATCACCGAGGCCGGCCGCCAGCTCATGCGGCACGACGACCTGGACTGA
- a CDS encoding amidohydrolase, whose protein sequence is MTVVDSRLPEEGAEVLLTERGVSIAPVDDPGEGRGPSWLDGWLAANAAEVVAWRRHLHAHPELSRHEYATTELIGDVLRSAGLKPRVLPGGTGLVCDVGSGPRCVALRADIDALPLPEKTGAVYSSTVDGVSHACGHDAHTTVLLGAALALASATELPGRVRLVFQPAEEVMPGGALDVLAAGGLDGVERIFGLHCDPRLEVGRIGTRIGPITSASDMLELRLTSPGGHTSRPHLTADLVHALGTVITGLPGLLSRRVDPRSGTVLVWGAVHAGEAPNAVPQDGVLRGTLRTGDRDIWAELEPLIKELVGALLAPTGVGFDLHHRRGVPPVVNDRESTMLLRAGIEAALGEDALAGTEQSSGGEDFGWYLEHVPGSFARLGVWDGEGKMRDLHQPGFDLDERALLVGVRVMVHAALAALA, encoded by the coding sequence ATGACGGTTGTGGACTCGCGTCTGCCGGAGGAGGGTGCCGAGGTGCTGTTGACCGAACGTGGGGTCAGCATTGCCCCTGTGGATGATCCCGGTGAGGGTCGCGGACCCTCGTGGCTTGACGGCTGGCTCGCGGCGAACGCGGCCGAGGTCGTCGCCTGGCGCCGGCATCTGCACGCGCACCCGGAGCTGTCCCGGCACGAGTACGCGACGACGGAGCTGATCGGGGACGTGCTGCGCTCCGCCGGCCTCAAGCCGCGCGTGCTGCCCGGTGGGACCGGTCTGGTGTGCGACGTCGGCTCCGGTCCCCGGTGCGTGGCGTTGCGCGCGGACATCGACGCGTTGCCGTTGCCGGAGAAGACCGGTGCGGTGTATTCGTCCACTGTGGATGGTGTGTCGCACGCGTGCGGGCACGACGCGCACACCACCGTGCTGCTGGGGGCCGCGCTGGCGTTGGCGTCCGCGACCGAGTTGCCGGGTCGGGTGCGGCTGGTGTTCCAGCCGGCCGAGGAGGTCATGCCCGGTGGCGCGCTGGACGTGCTGGCGGCGGGTGGTCTCGACGGGGTGGAGCGGATCTTCGGTCTGCACTGCGACCCGAGGCTGGAAGTGGGCCGGATCGGGACCAGGATCGGTCCGATCACGTCGGCCAGCGACATGCTGGAACTGCGCCTGACGTCGCCCGGCGGCCACACCTCCCGGCCGCACTTGACGGCGGACCTGGTGCACGCGCTGGGGACGGTGATCACGGGTCTGCCGGGGCTGCTGTCACGCCGGGTGGATCCCCGTTCGGGCACTGTGCTCGTGTGGGGTGCGGTTCACGCGGGTGAAGCGCCCAACGCCGTGCCCCAGGACGGGGTGCTGCGTGGGACGCTGCGGACGGGCGACCGTGACATCTGGGCCGAGCTGGAGCCGTTGATCAAGGAGTTGGTCGGCGCGCTCCTGGCCCCGACCGGCGTCGGCTTCGACCTGCACCACCGCCGCGGCGTGCCGCCGGTGGTGAACGACCGTGAGAGCACCATGCTGCTGCGGGCGGGGATCGAGGCGGCGCTGGGTGAGGACGCGTTGGCGGGGACCGAGCAGTCGTCCGGTGGTGAGGACTTCGGCTGGTACCTGGAACACGTGCCGGGTTCGTTCGCCAGGCTGGGTGTGTGGGATGGCGAGGGCAAGATGCGCGACCTGCACCAGCCGGGCTTCGACCTGGACGAACGCGCCCTCCTGGTAGGCGTCCGAGTAATGGTCCACGCCGCCCTGGCCGCTCTCGCCTGA
- a CDS encoding ESX secretion-associated protein EspG, with protein MTTFGLDLGSNDLREPVAISALEFDVLWEHLRLETMPLVLKVPSPGKTHAERAELERRAWTELDRRGLGRPASLDPMLEDLLHLLNRPQHEVDGRLWLGRSVRLLAAAKGQSGVLAVLDNDQLTLRPASSEGLPREALSVLPPVPAGPGHSVTLPSTDLDAAAAAAGTPDDLEGALVARGIRQQDARTLADMFRDAGNRGQFGSATRDKWGKRVRQDRVVSFFDNPHGRYIQLRRATPGQQPWSTVSPVDTRRLIQHLEDLATPN; from the coding sequence ATGACGACGTTCGGTTTGGACTTGGGCAGCAACGACCTGCGCGAACCGGTGGCCATCTCGGCGCTGGAGTTCGACGTGCTGTGGGAGCACCTGCGGTTGGAGACCATGCCGCTGGTGCTCAAGGTGCCGTCACCCGGCAAGACGCACGCGGAGCGTGCCGAGCTGGAGCGACGGGCGTGGACCGAGCTGGACCGTCGTGGGCTGGGTCGGCCGGCGTCGCTGGACCCGATGCTGGAGGACCTGCTCCACCTGCTGAACCGGCCGCAGCACGAGGTGGACGGCCGGCTCTGGCTTGGTCGCAGCGTGCGGTTGCTGGCGGCGGCGAAGGGCCAGTCGGGCGTTCTCGCCGTGCTGGACAACGATCAGCTGACCCTGCGTCCGGCGAGCAGCGAGGGCCTGCCTCGGGAGGCCCTGTCCGTGCTGCCGCCCGTGCCCGCGGGTCCAGGTCACTCGGTGACGCTGCCGAGCACCGACCTGGACGCCGCCGCTGCCGCTGCCGGCACGCCCGACGACTTGGAGGGCGCGCTCGTCGCACGGGGCATTCGGCAGCAGGACGCGCGCACGTTGGCCGACATGTTCCGTGACGCGGGCAACCGCGGCCAGTTCGGCTCGGCGACCCGTGACAAGTGGGGCAAACGCGTCCGCCAGGACCGCGTGGTGTCGTTCTTCGACAACCCGCACGGCCGCTACATCCAACTCCGCCGCGCCACCCCGGGCCAGCAACCCTGGAGCACCGTCTCCCCCGTGGACACCCGCCGCCTGATCCAACACCTGGAAGACCTGGCCACCCCCAACTAA
- a CDS encoding glycerol-3-phosphate dehydrogenase/oxidase: protein MVARKHPATAGRLGPLERSEAWERLGADTFDLVIIGGGVVGVGTALDAATRGLRVALVEARDLASGTSSRSSKLFHGGLRYLEQLEFGLVREALRERELMLTRLAPHLVKPVPFLYPLTRRVWERPYTAAGLLMYDTMGGARSVPGQKHLTRAGALRLVPALKSSALVGGIRYYDAQADDARHTMMVGRTAAHYGAVVRTSTQVVGFLREADRVSGVRVRDVEDGRETSVRAHAVINATGVWTDELQRLSGSRGRFRVRASKGVHIVVPRDRIVSEAGLILRTEKSVLFVIPWRNHWIVGTTDTDWNLDLAHPAATRSDIDYILTHVNSVLATPLTHDDIEGVYAGLRPLLAGESESTSKLSREHAVARVAPGLVAIAGGKYTTYRVMGADAVDAASVDLPGRIQASITDKVPLIGADGYHALVNQADQLASRYGLHPYRVRHLLDRYGSLVHEVLESADPELLKPVPGAPDYLQIEAVYAASHEGALHLEDVLTRRTRISIEYPHRGVECALPVARLMGGVHGWDDARVAHEVSVYTARVDAERASQAEPDDPAADAVRSSAPEARPEIVEPIS from the coding sequence GTGGTTGCACGCAAGCACCCCGCCACCGCAGGCAGGCTGGGCCCTCTCGAACGTTCGGAGGCGTGGGAACGCCTCGGCGCCGACACCTTCGACCTGGTGATCATCGGTGGTGGCGTGGTCGGCGTCGGCACCGCGCTGGACGCCGCGACGCGTGGGCTGCGGGTGGCGCTCGTCGAGGCCCGTGACCTGGCCTCCGGGACGTCCAGCCGGTCGTCCAAGCTGTTCCACGGCGGGTTGCGGTACCTGGAGCAACTGGAGTTCGGGCTGGTGCGCGAGGCACTGCGGGAGCGCGAACTCATGCTGACCCGCCTGGCGCCGCACCTGGTCAAGCCGGTGCCTTTCCTGTACCCGTTGACGCGCCGGGTGTGGGAGCGCCCGTACACCGCGGCCGGGTTGCTGATGTACGACACGATGGGCGGCGCGCGGTCCGTGCCGGGGCAGAAACACCTGACCAGGGCCGGTGCGCTGCGGCTGGTGCCGGCGCTGAAGTCGTCCGCCCTGGTCGGTGGGATCCGGTACTACGACGCGCAGGCGGACGACGCCCGGCACACGATGATGGTCGGGCGGACGGCGGCGCACTACGGGGCGGTCGTGCGGACGTCCACGCAGGTCGTGGGGTTCTTGCGGGAGGCGGACCGGGTTTCCGGCGTGCGGGTGCGTGACGTGGAGGACGGGCGGGAGACGTCCGTCCGGGCGCACGCGGTGATCAACGCGACCGGGGTGTGGACGGACGAGTTGCAGCGGCTGTCCGGCAGTCGCGGCCGGTTCCGGGTGCGGGCGTCCAAGGGCGTCCACATCGTCGTGCCGCGGGATCGGATCGTGTCCGAAGCGGGGTTGATCCTGCGCACGGAGAAGTCGGTGCTGTTCGTGATCCCGTGGCGGAATCACTGGATCGTGGGAACGACCGACACCGACTGGAACCTGGACCTGGCGCATCCGGCGGCGACTCGGTCGGACATCGACTACATCCTGACGCACGTCAACTCGGTGTTGGCGACGCCGTTGACGCACGACGACATCGAGGGCGTGTACGCCGGGTTGCGGCCGTTGCTGGCGGGTGAGAGCGAGTCGACGTCGAAGTTGTCGCGCGAGCACGCGGTGGCGCGGGTGGCGCCGGGGCTGGTGGCGATCGCCGGTGGGAAGTACACGACTTACCGGGTGATGGGCGCCGATGCGGTGGACGCGGCGTCGGTCGACCTGCCGGGGCGGATCCAGGCGTCGATCACCGACAAGGTGCCGTTGATCGGGGCGGACGGGTATCACGCGCTGGTGAACCAGGCTGATCAGCTGGCTTCCCGGTACGGCCTGCACCCGTACCGCGTGCGGCACTTGTTGGACCGGTACGGGTCTTTGGTGCACGAGGTGCTGGAGTCGGCGGATCCGGAGCTGCTCAAGCCCGTGCCCGGTGCGCCGGACTACTTGCAGATCGAGGCCGTGTACGCCGCTTCGCACGAGGGTGCGCTGCACTTGGAGGACGTGCTGACGCGGCGGACGCGGATCTCGATCGAGTACCCGCACCGGGGGGTTGAGTGTGCCCTGCCGGTGGCCCGGTTGATGGGCGGGGTGCACGGGTGGGACGACGCGCGGGTGGCGCACGAGGTGTCGGTGTACACGGCCCGGGTGGACGCGGAGCGCGCGTCGCAGGCCGAGCCGGACGACCCGGCGGCGGATGCCGTGCGTTCGTCGGCTCCGGAGGCCCGGCCGGAGATCGTCGAGCCGATCAGCTGA
- the glpK gene encoding glycerol kinase GlpK produces MTKYVAAIDQGTTSTRCMVFDHSGRVVSVDQKEHEQIFPQAGWVEHDANEIWTNARQVAAGALAKADLTTADIAAVGITNQRETALVWDRTTGQPVYNAIVWQDTRTDKICQELAALGGGQERYRDKTGLPLATYFSGPKVRWILDNVEGARAKAEAGDLLFGNMDTWVLWNMTGGVNGGVHVTDPTNASRTLLMDLDTLSWDEGIAADMGIPVSMLPEIKSSSEEYGKVRERGALAGVPISGILGDQQAATFGQACLSPGEAKNTYGTGNFVLLNTGTDKVMSENGLLTTVCYKIGTQAPVYALEGSIAVTGSLVQWLRDNLGMIGSAAEIEQHARTVEDNGGAYFVPAFSGLFAPYWRSDARGAIVGLTRFVNKGHLARAVLEATAFQTREVIDAMDADSGVPLKSLKVDGGMVVNELLMQFQADILGVPVIRPVVNETTALGAAYAAGLAVGFWASEDDIRQNWAQDKQWDPAMDDETRARTYAQWKKAVTRTFDWVE; encoded by the coding sequence ATGACGAAGTACGTCGCCGCGATCGACCAGGGCACGACGTCGACCCGGTGCATGGTCTTCGACCACTCTGGCCGGGTGGTCTCCGTCGACCAGAAGGAGCACGAGCAGATATTCCCGCAGGCCGGGTGGGTCGAGCACGACGCGAACGAGATCTGGACCAACGCCAGGCAGGTGGCGGCCGGCGCGTTGGCCAAGGCCGACCTCACCACCGCCGACATCGCCGCGGTGGGGATCACCAACCAGCGCGAGACCGCTCTCGTCTGGGACAGGACCACTGGGCAGCCCGTCTACAACGCAATCGTTTGGCAGGACACCCGCACCGACAAGATCTGCCAGGAACTGGCGGCCTTGGGCGGCGGCCAGGAGCGGTACCGGGACAAGACCGGACTGCCGCTGGCCACGTACTTCTCCGGCCCGAAGGTCCGCTGGATCCTCGACAACGTCGAAGGCGCGCGGGCCAAGGCCGAAGCCGGTGACCTGCTGTTCGGCAACATGGACACCTGGGTGCTGTGGAACATGACCGGCGGTGTGAACGGCGGCGTGCACGTCACCGACCCCACCAACGCGTCGCGCACGCTGCTGATGGACCTCGACACGCTGAGCTGGGACGAGGGCATCGCGGCGGACATGGGCATCCCGGTGTCGATGCTGCCGGAGATCAAGTCGTCGTCCGAGGAGTACGGCAAGGTCCGGGAACGCGGCGCGCTGGCCGGCGTGCCGATCTCGGGCATCCTCGGCGACCAGCAGGCGGCGACGTTCGGCCAGGCGTGCCTGTCGCCCGGCGAGGCCAAGAACACCTACGGCACCGGCAACTTCGTGCTGCTCAACACCGGCACGGACAAGGTGATGAGCGAGAACGGCCTGCTCACCACCGTTTGCTACAAGATCGGCACCCAGGCGCCCGTGTACGCGCTGGAGGGCTCGATCGCGGTGACGGGGTCGCTGGTGCAGTGGCTGCGCGACAACCTCGGCATGATCGGTTCGGCGGCCGAGATCGAGCAGCACGCCAGGACGGTGGAGGACAACGGCGGCGCGTACTTCGTGCCCGCGTTCTCGGGTCTGTTCGCGCCGTACTGGCGGTCCGACGCGCGTGGCGCGATCGTCGGCCTGACCCGGTTCGTGAACAAGGGCCACCTGGCCCGCGCGGTGCTGGAGGCGACGGCGTTCCAGACGCGTGAGGTGATCGACGCGATGGACGCCGACTCGGGCGTGCCGCTGAAGTCGTTGAAGGTCGACGGCGGCATGGTCGTCAACGAGCTGCTGATGCAGTTCCAGGCGGACATCCTGGGCGTGCCGGTGATCCGGCCGGTGGTCAACGAGACGACCGCGCTGGGCGCCGCCTACGCGGCCGGTCTGGCGGTCGGGTTCTGGGCGTCGGAGGACGACATCCGGCAGAACTGGGCGCAGGACAAGCAGTGGGACCCGGCGATGGACGACGAGACCCGCGCTCGGACGTACGCGCAGTGGAAGAAGGCGGTGACCAGGACGTTCGACTGGGTGGAGTGA